Within the Helicoverpa armigera isolate CAAS_96S chromosome 8, ASM3070526v1, whole genome shotgun sequence genome, the region ACTTATCATTTCGGTAAGTACTGTTGATCTTTCAATACAATATTTGCAACAAATTAAACAACATgattaataacacaaaacaagaaaataaattcataaaaagaGATTATATTTCAAGTGCTttacattcaatatttttaacattatttaacaatattcatatttattaaatataaaactaggACTTTAGTTTCGCTAGCTGATCCAAAAGTTCTTTGTCAGCATCCTTTGAAGATTCTCCGAGTTTGTTTCGAGCCACGGAAGGAGCGCCGGCCATCTGAAAATATACatcataacataataaataataacatccgTGAAAGCTGACGCATAGGTCGATGACTCATGTTtctagaaagtgcttatcagcCTTAATTACTAGAGCAAAACGCTAATTACTCTTAAGAAAAAATGCGTAGATAAGCCAccgaataataaattaattcgaGATAGAAACGCTTTTGAAGCAAGTTTGTACATTTTGACAACTGAAAGAACACAATTTTATGGCAagactgaaaaataattttatgacgtCACTTATTTGAGGTCAATtgactattttttaatttcgaaattAAACACGTGTTTGTTGCTAATTATTTCAAAAGCATTATCCAATTAAATAATAGCCATGTATTGAactttgctatttttttttaataatcatgtttattaataaaattaaatcacggTGTAGCTTTCAGATATATTGGATCGAATTAATTGGAGTTCATACCGCAGCGTAACAAATATTTGAGTGTTTGCAAATGAAAGTGCGCAGAGTGGACGAACTGAACCTATTTATTCACTTTGTTGATCCAACAACGAGGGTTTTACGATATGTTCGCAAAACCACATGTAGGCAAAGCCAATCAATTACTTGTGTAGTGTTAAAACTACGGGTGAATGaaaatgagcagagatgccacaCGACAGGTAGGTCGAGCGCCTTCTTCTAAGTCAAAAACTTACGGTAGGCGAGACCagaacgatcagttacgagtaaacAAAAGAGGCGTTTATGTTCCACATCTGTCGAAAATTTTTGGTTTTTGGGTTTCAAAGAGGGTATACGAAGGCGTAgccagtaacattcctcgtcccccaaacaCCCGCTACATATTGACGACGATACTTTCTTAAATGtcccgttatgacatctccgctcgtaATTTTGTACTCCATAGTAAATACTGACCTTTCCACTGATTTCAATGCCAATTTCATCGAGAACCTTGTTGACAATTCCTTCAGTTTCCTCTTCGTCGCCAGACTCGTCCATAATGTCGTCGAGAGTTTCTGAAACTGTAATAAacgttttgtttaattaaagcatgtacaaaaatattatacaatagtATATCCGTGCCTAGctgctttcccgcggtttcacccgcatcccaagcaaactttttcataaaaatatagtttatgttaTTCTGGAATAGTGCAGATTCtactaacagtgaaagaattttcaaatcggtctgtGGTTTCGGAgactttaacaaaacaaaatcttcctcttcattatattagttcGGATAGACAAAAGccactttaattttttttaaggctttGTTTGGTTTTAATTGTAGCCAGTCACAGATAagtgttagttttaaaaatggaacCACTGCCTAGCTAATACTTACTCATTTCATCGGTCATATCCATCTTGGCATTGGCATGTCTAAACGCCTCCATATCCTTGGCAATTTGTTGTGGGTTCATGACCTTGTTCATGCTGTCCATAGTTTTAGCTGTGGTACCCATCGCCCCGGCAATAGCTATGTTTGCACCCATCGTCTTGTTTTGTATTTGAACACTGGAAATCTGCAATAAGgtagaaaattatatgaaatattttcaagcTCAATAGTTTTGATTTCATGGAACTTTGCATGCTTCTATAGAAAGCCAAATACAATTTGTAGGGTAAAAAACGTAAGTCCAACGAAAAAAGTCAGTAAGAAACTAGATGGACACTCTTATCAAAAATAACCAACTTAGTTGAATTGTAAATCAGTTGAGAAGAATATGTTTAGCATAACCAACAGATCCTCATTCAATATCATGGgagataataaaatgtttggtgCACTTATGGGTGTAAACAGTAAAGATATAAGTGTTATGTACATTACCTTACTATTAGCATTATAAATCCTAGCTTTCTGTTTTCTCATCTGCACCAGTTGTTTTGCCAATATTTTACAACCTTCATTGTTTCCTTCTTTTGctagcttttttatttcattttcctgaaaatatgAACAAATCATAAGATTACAAATAGTATAGAAGTACATTGGATCGTTCGAAGTTTATGGAACGAGTTCTGTTTCAAAACTTTAAAGAAGAATAAGATGCTATAATACAAAGCAAAAAACATTAAGTGTGCCTTTCTTATTACAAGTAACAAACTTCATTCCTCAGAAGGTTTTTTGCTATAGGATACATTATTTCAAGTTATGTTTTAGAAGAACTTACAAGTTTCTTTTCTTCTCTTTCCAAATTTGCCTTGTCTCTTTCCAGATCTCGAGTGGCTTTACGCAGTTCCCGATCATTTTGCCTTTGttgttctaaatataaaaattaattgttttaaagacCATGAGCAATTATGTATGAAGATCAAAAGTTTGGGTATAAAGATTTTTGCACAACTTCTTGATATGTAGACCtatatatttgaatttaatagatagatagatacttCCATGCATTATTGTAAGAGttgtgacagacggacaacaaagtaattttataaggattacgtttttttcttttaaggtAGAGAAGTATTTACAGTAATCTTCTCTGTACATAATGGTACATAAAAACTAATTGAAGCATTTCTAACACTGGGTTGTCAACTGTCTACCCACAAGATCATTGAACAATTGACCCGTAATGGAGGCCTTTACGACAGTTATTATACCATGACATCactataggtactatatttCTTGAGCTAATgcaactaatattataacgaaATGTAGCCAGCAACGATCATATCACACAAGAACTTGCCAAATAACatggtttatcttttttattacaaGGTTAATAGGTTTTCTGAGTATTTGAATAACAAATTACTTTGTTTGTGATTTAGGTACAGATGTTAGATTAGACAATTAACACCTTTTCTAGGAATAatataagtttttatgtttttaaaccTGTTTGTCTATTTCTAAGCCTTACCTTTGACTGTTGGTTGTTTACCAAAGAAAAAGTCCATCATGGTGAATATTAAAACTTATGTTCTATTAAATATAGCAGCCAcccttttaattaaacttaagaTTGTGAAATTAAGATTACCAAAACAAACTGATGACAAATACTTTGACAATCAGATGACTCATACTCTCATACTCAATGACATTTTGTTGACGGCTGACAGTAGCTACTTAATGTTACTTCACCTAAAAACTAACtaaactatataaaaaataaactcgaACGTgggattttttcaaatataaaatatatattgccGACACACTATCTATGATGAATAGGAGCCCCTAAGATGACCCACTGACTCAAACTATCACATAAactgtttaaattttttgtagGCTTCAAGATTTTCAAAGGGTTTTGGATCAATAatgcattttaatataataatcaaaAGCTCTACCTCTGTCGTTCATCATTGTTAATGTTGCGAAGCAAAGTCACGAGGCAAGTTTTTTCTTTCACTTATTTTCATGGTATTTTAGAATACCTACATTGCGAAATTGTAATTTACTCTCAGAATTTGctattaatatttcacaatcaACTGACAATTTATTTACCACAGGTTAGAAAATATTATGGTGATTCAAAAAGTCGGTATGCCTATGCCATCGGAACTTTATTCAGCAATATAGCACACTGCACACCTTTCGTTCTTACTTCAATACTTCCTCTCGTATCTATACAAATACTAggatacttattaaataaattgaaattcaaaatatagACTAATAGTTTCACTGGTAGGTAAACATAGGTAACATAGGTCCTCACAGGGATCATTTTGAGTTTTATAATAGTAGAATAGAATTATAGATACGTAGGTAATGATACAATGCTCAGTGCTCTTCCCTCAGTAACGTAATGCTCGAGTCTGTACCTAATATTACAGTTTCAGCAACGTAATGCTCGGTTCTCCTCAGTCGCTCATGGATTCTGTCAAGTCATTACAGAAGAATGCTACCGGTGAGCACCTTCAGAGCAATTACATTACCACGTAGGCTCCTAACTTTCGGCAGGAAAGGAAATGGATAGGGAGTTCGCTAAgggaaaattatttacttataaattatttgaataatgaataagaaaataatcgtagtatataataaactacgctgaaaacatttattttcgaGAGCAAAATCGAATGTTAAGTCACTTCATTTTATTAACGCTCACAATACATACAGATGATgccaatttatataaaagatacaatgatttttgatgaaacggatacaaaaataatgtttaaataaataaaaatagtacacAATTAAAGTACTAAAGCCGTTTAAATACAAACACGACATAAGACAAATGGTCGAGAtggtatacctacttttaaaaattaattaagtaagtacaCTTTATATGCaagatttcattaaaatctgttttataataagaatgaatacttaaaaataataagttattccTCTGAAAGATTCCCGGCAGTCCTGCGTGATTACCATAGTTCTGACAAAGTCGTAGATACACAGTAACTACTACAAATCtaagacaaatatacaaacgaACATGTAGGTACGGTACGGAACAAACATAGATCCAATAAATAATCTTAACgtaaacattgaaatattattacgaCCAGAACTTGCTAAAAACATccgtcattaattaaaaatattacagtaaaCGAAGTACGAAAATATCACTTTGTCAAAGTTTAAACTGGGATAAGTACGAATGCTATTCAATCCCGGTAGTCAGTATAATTAGCTAGTTGGAAGTGATGAACCAGggcttaaaattaaattaaaacaaattattatgaaagatATGATGACTGGAGATTCACCACGTCCATTTAGGGGAGTATAGACTAAAAGCCCACCGGTCGGGCAGACCCTGGTGAGAAGCATTCTTGAATTCACTTTCTGACCAATCAAAGGGTTTTATCAGGTCTTTATTGAGGAGTTCCAGTTTATCTTCCTCAGCCTTCTCCTGTTCATGTAACACGAGGTCTCTGATTTCAATGCCGTTGATGTCGGGCTTGTCATTAAGCAGTTCAGTATAGATGGGTGCAACGTTTCCtttgttcaataatattttcGTCGCGTTCGGTTGAATTTCTGTGTATGGTGGGCCGGATACCGCGACAATATCCAAATTGGTTTCGTTAAGAGCCCCTGGtaaccaaagaaaaaaaatataagcatcAATTTATTGAACATTGTAATTTTGAGTTTTAAGACATGCAAAAAGTAAGGAAGTTGACTTACCGCTTACGACTTTAGTGTCAATAACTCCGAAGGCTTCTCTATGAAGACTAGTGATGTCTCCCCTCACTCCTACAACAGACCAATAGCCTCGCTCACTGAGTATACAGTTGCCATCACCGGAACATACTTCAATGTCTTCTTTATTAGTACTGTTTGCTTCCGTCATGTTGTTCTGTCTCATTAACGATATGATGCTGTCCAGTGTCGTGGCGTTCGTGTGACCTAGCTTGAACAACAGAGCTCGAGGTGATTCCGACTCGGAGAATATGTTCCCGTACTTCTCTTCCATTTTGTTGACGTGCGTGATTTCTGCGATATCCTGAAACAGATATTCTTTCTTTAGTACCATGGCTTTTTAAAACTTGCGGGTAATATTGaccaatttatattttgttctttGTGGATTGTATTTAAACTTACTTTGAAGAACGGCAATCCATATGTGGCCCAATATCCTTGCTCCAAGAAAGCGTCGGACAGATCAGCTGAATGCGTCCGTCCGGGCACTTGCTCAACCAGCGACAGCAGACCCTTCGAATGAACGTTGTTGTTGCGATACACTACTATGTGTCTCACGTccctgtaaataatataaagacaATGTGATAAACTGGCTACCCATGCTGTATTTACAAATctttacctactaatatacgcgctaatctcaggaacgattaaaaattatttcagtgtaagaTGGCCCATTTCGGAGTAACTCCTACGCACGAGACCTTTGAGAGTATGCGCAGATCATTAAATACTATGGCTAAAATAGAGTCTCTGAATCACGATGAAAGACTTGCTCTGAAAGAGCAATTCATTTATTCTGCATATCCTCAGAAAGACGAGTTGAGTCAGACCGCACTTTGTAATCTTTGTATTGTGCAACTTTGTGAAACAAACTTAGcaaaatatatatgtagtaaaacttaaaccctcttattataaaacgcggtatcaaataagtatcggcttttgtactacctttaatccagctgtaagtacgaccttgaaaaaacgttattacaaaacgcagtttatcgcaagtcctattactatctgtagtacaaaagataaaccatcgagccccctagtttaactgcagtacttagtcgacaaacgtcaaattccgtcattattaacttttgaggttatttgttttgtgatgaaaaaaacgaaagtggatataaatatgtgtgatttggaatacttggatgtgttagaatactattgagagtgtccggggacccaacagtgtgcgtcatcgacaaaatctcttcaaattatctgatgacaattttcgatataaatatcgatttatgtttttcgaaataatagtcaattgaatgcatgatgataatccatgatgatcctatgatgctcaactgggctcgccataaggTACGTAGCCTTTACAGGGCAAGtaagttgccaaaacatcctattaATTATATAAGAGTCGAAGTTTtcattatggatgtttgtttatgttccacgcataaactaccacatggattttgatgaaacttcgaaaatatatcagattatcatacagtttactgtttatttacagatttaagactattttggcgttttgcacgccgtatctttgccagtaatatgcaatgtttgtaaaagactggaagcttgctaaaatgtaggtacaaaaatgcCAAGATGAGCAAGGGAataagggaacaagattgtgtgatgaagaacagtgttcaacatgtatcagt harbors:
- the LOC110374685 gene encoding charged multivesicular body protein 2b, which produces MMDFFFGKQPTVKEQQRQNDRELRKATRDLERDKANLEREEKKLENEIKKLAKEGNNEGCKILAKQLVQMRKQKARIYNANSKISSVQIQNKTMGANIAIAGAMGTTAKTMDSMNKVMNPQQIAKDMEAFRHANAKMDMTDEMISETLDDIMDESGDEEETEGIVNKVLDEIGIEISGKMAGAPSVARNKLGESSKDADKELLDQLAKLKS